A stretch of the Nerophis ophidion isolate RoL-2023_Sa linkage group LG29, RoL_Noph_v1.0, whole genome shotgun sequence genome encodes the following:
- the LOC133546207 gene encoding uncharacterized protein LOC133546207 → MDSSTDDEKHDEEEKVTARDKWSEKEEESLEKELKTYLHDEVCTWIFNPPNSSHMGGVWERLIGITRRILDALLLKEGGSHLSHEVLTTLMAEVMAIINARPLIPVSTDPEMPAILTPATLLTLKRDVISAPPGDFNVKDIHSQQWRKVQSLSDRFGKRWKQEYLSTIQTRRKWYAERPNLQIGDLVLLKDGQVRRNEWPTGLIVKSINSHDNKVRKVDVKIIRQGTPIIYTRPVSEVVLLLRKETV, encoded by the coding sequence ATGGACTCCAGCACAGACGACGAGAAGCATGACGAGGAAGAGAAGGTGACGGCGAGGGACAAGTGGTCGGAAAAAGAGGAAGAGTCGTTGGAAAAAGAGTTGAAAACTTACCTGCACGACGAAGTGTGCACTTGGATCTTCAATCCGCCAAACTCTTCCCACATGGGAGGAGTGTGGGAAAGACTAATTGGCATCACGCGCCGTATCCTGGATGCATTGCTCCTTAAGGAGGGAGGCTCTCACCTTTCTCATGAGGTGCTCACCACTCTCATGGCTGAGGTCATGGCAATTATAAACGCAAGACCTCTCATTCCAGTTTCAACTGACCCAGAGATGCCAGCAATACTAACACCTGCAACCTTGCTGACACTGAAGAGAGACGTCATATCTGCACCGCCAGGAGACTTCAACGTGAAAGACATCCACTCACAACAATGGCGGAAAGTCCAATCTCTCTCTGATAGATTTGGGAAGCGATGGAAACAAGAATACCTGTCAACCATACAAACTAGGAGAAAATGGTATGCAGAAAGGCCTAACCTGCAAATTGGAGACCTAGTACTACTGAAAGACGGCCAGGTGAGAAGAAATGAATGGCCCACTGGACTCATCGTCAAGTCTATCAACAGCCATGACAACAAAGTAAGAAAAGTAGATGTTAAGATCATCCGACAAGGTACTCCAATAATCTACACTAGACCTGTTTCAGAGGTTGTGTTGCTCCTTCGTAAAGAGACTGTATAG
- the LOC133546196 gene encoding oocyte zinc finger protein XlCOF8.4-like isoform X2: MCERTIEKYKEELCCVKMCERTIAEYKEELSRTKEENERLRQLLEAVFKKAQVVLHRTDLNEAHRPREQEKEPQSPHIHEEEEVPHSQHIKEGGEEPQPPHIKEEDEKPQTHNVKLTLHIKGQAEDPLILHIKKEEDDPLTPHFKEQENLLTPHIKEEEEDPLTPYVKEEEEDQEPPHIKEEEEEEGISQPKWLEEFPVTGVPVKSEDDEVKGESEERGGGEPPSSSSTQHMTTEADGDHCGGSQADKLLAPLSDSEDTTSHSPDTDDEDSKDDKTCHTDNTHFTCSLCHKTFKYHCSLKVHMRTHTGEKPFSCSECGKGFVLSTHLKVHIRTHTGEKPYICSICGKGFAQSQVLKRHMRTHWRKTLCLFNLW; encoded by the exons atgtgcgaaagaacgatagaaaAGTATAAGGaggaactttgttgtgtgaaaatgtgtgaaagaacgatagcagagtacaaagaggaactttctcggacaaaagaagagaacgagagactacgtcaactattggaggctgttttcaagaaagctcaagttgtgttacacagaacag ACCTCAATGAAGCACATCGTCCTCGTGAGCAGGAgaaggaaccacagtccccccacatacacgaggaagaagaggtaccacattcccaacacatcaaagagggaggagaggagccacaacccccccacattaaagaggaagacgagaagccacagacccataatgttaaactgacccttcacattaaagggcaagcggaggacccactgatcttacacatcaaaaaggaagaggatgatccactgacccctcactttaaggagcaagagaacctgctgacccctcacattaaagaggaagaggaagacccACTAACCCCCTacgttaaagaggaagaggaggaccaagagccgccgcacattaaagaggaagaggaggaagagggcatcagtcagcctaaatggttggaggagttcccagtgactggtgtccctgtgaagagtgaagatgatgaggtgaaaggtgaaagtgaggagaggggagggggggagcctccaagcagcagctcaacacaacacatgacaacagaagctgatggagaccactgtggaggatcacaagcagacaagctcttagctccactatcagatagtgaggacacaacgtcacactctcctgacactgatgatgaagactctaaagatgataagacatgtcacactgacaacactcacttcacttgttctctctgtcacaaaacttttaaataccattgtagtctgaaagtacacatgagaacacacactggagaaaaacctttttcttgctcagaatgtggtaaaggttttgttctaagtacacatttgaaagtacacattagaacacacactggagaaaaaccttatatctgttcaatctgtggtaaaggttttgcacaaagtcaggttttgaaaagacacatgagaacacactggagaaaaaccttatgtctgttcaatctgtggtaa